Proteins encoded in a region of the Onthophagus taurus isolate NC chromosome 10, IU_Otau_3.0, whole genome shotgun sequence genome:
- the LOC111428464 gene encoding cell division cycle 7-related protein kinase-like isoform X2: MAPTCTPDKKNDYENERLGSNELYFTTTDFNGLSANNSATELNNESLQMSKLHEQFPELGEHFNLIKKVGHGTFSTVYLATVKTNKDKQYAIKHVVPTCHPDRIRFELQCLKDIGGAENIVGVDLCFRNLNNVIFVMPFQQHDFFGDYVTEMDTEEIALYMKNLLKAIARVHSFNIVHRDIKPSNFLYDRKNRKYLLVDFGLAHTVTDPIKPIETIKKRKREDSPPTSNVSKKPNLSKLPKKGSSQKENDVNLKLKTVTRQLSFMNSSNSVQYVSNGAAAGSSVFSKSPPMKSSLETNQLNQCGCYGKARTCAKCLAKKNLRALRAGTPGFRPPEVLLKSLQQDTGIDIWATGIILLSILSGSCNFFASPDDVTALSEIITVFGFNAIKKVASQCGRHLICSEKCPPLDLRKICRILKMRDKLMNYLETEEMCLKCNQLEVFCICIGTTLCKKICDKYPDQAYDLLYKLLDVNPNTRISAVEALNHPFFSKV; encoded by the exons ATGGCTCCAACCTGTACTCCCGATAAGAAAAATG actaTGAAAATGAACGATTAGGTTCGAATGAATTGTATTTCACCACAACAGACTTTAACGGTCTTAGTGCTAACAACAGCGCAACGGAATTAAATAATGAATCTTTACAAATGAGTAAATTACATGAACAATTTCCGGAATTAGgagaacattttaatttaattaaaaaagttggtCACGGAACCTTTAGCACTGTTTATTTAGCTACTGTAAAAACGAATAAAGACAAACAATATGCAATAAAACATGTTGTTCCAACTTGTCACCCCGATCGAATACGTTTTGAATTACAATGCTTAAAAGATATTGG aGGCGCTGAGAATATAGTTGGGGTTGATTTATGTTTtcgtaatttaaataatgttatttttgtgaTGCCTTTTCAACAACACGATTTTTTTGGG gatTACGTAACTGAAATGGACACTGAAGAAATTGCATTATACatgaaaaacttattaaaagcAATCGCTAGAGTTCACAGTTTTAACATTGTTCATAGAGATATTAAACCAAGCAATTTTTTATATGATcgaaaaaacagaaaatatcttttagttgaTTTTGGTTTAGCACATACAGTAACTGACCCAATAAAACCGATAGAAACgattaaaaaacgaaaacgCGAAGATTCCCCACCT aCGTCAAATGTGTCAAAAAAGCCAAACTTATCTAAATTACCTAAGAAAGGTAGTAGCCAAAAAGAAAacgatgtaaatttaaaattaaaaactgttaCAAGACAATTATCTTTTATGAATAGTTCAAATTCAGTTCAGTATGTTTCAAATGGAGCTGCTGCTGGTTCTAGTGTATTTTCTAAGTCTCCCCCGATGAAATCAAGCTTAGAAACTAACCAGCTAAATCAATGCGGTTGTTATGGAAAAGCAAGAACTTGCGCTAAATGTTTAGCTAAGAAAAATTTGAGAGCTTTAAGAGCTGGAACGCCTGGTTTTCGCCCACCAgaggttttattaaaatctttacaACAAGATACAG GTATTGATATTTGGGCAACtggaattattttattatccaTTTTAAGCGGatcttgtaatttttttgcaaGTCCCGATGATGTAACAGCTCTCTCTGAAATAATAACCGTTTTCGGATTTAATGCTATTAAAAAAGTTGCTTCTCAATGTGGCCGGCATTTAATTTGTAGTGAAAAATGTCCACCTTTAGATTTAAGAAAGATTTGTCGTATATTAAAAATGAGAGATAAATTGATGAACTATTTAGAAACCGAAGAAATGTGTTTGAAGTGTAACCAATTAGAGGTGTTTTGTATTTGCATAGGAACCACTTTGTGTAAg aaaatttgtgATAAATATCCAGATCAAGCATATGATCTCTTGTATAAATTGTTAGATGTTAATCCTAATACTAGAATATCTGCAGTGGAGGCATTGAATCATCCATTTTTTAGTAAAGTTTAA
- the LOC111428464 gene encoding cell division cycle 7-related protein kinase-like isoform X1, giving the protein MAPTCTPDKKNDYENERLGSNELYFTTTDFNGLSANNSATELNNESLQMSKLHEQFPELGEHFNLIKKVGHGTFSTVYLATVKTNKDKQYAIKHVVPTCHPDRIRFELQCLKDIGGAENIVGVDLCFRNLNNVIFVMPFQQHDFFGDYVTEMDTEEIALYMKNLLKAIARVHSFNIVHRDIKPSNFLYDRKNRKYLLVDFGLAHTVTDPIKPIETIKKRKREDSPPTSNVSKKPNLSKLPKKGSSQKENDVNLKLKTVTRQLSFMNSSNSVQYVSNGAAAGSSVFSKSPPMKSSLETNQLNQCGCYGKARTCAKCLAKKNLRALRAGTPGFRPPEVLLKSLQQDTGKSIDIWATGIILLSILSGSCNFFASPDDVTALSEIITVFGFNAIKKVASQCGRHLICSEKCPPLDLRKICRILKMRDKLMNYLETEEMCLKCNQLEVFCICIGTTLCKKICDKYPDQAYDLLYKLLDVNPNTRISAVEALNHPFFSKV; this is encoded by the exons ATGGCTCCAACCTGTACTCCCGATAAGAAAAATG actaTGAAAATGAACGATTAGGTTCGAATGAATTGTATTTCACCACAACAGACTTTAACGGTCTTAGTGCTAACAACAGCGCAACGGAATTAAATAATGAATCTTTACAAATGAGTAAATTACATGAACAATTTCCGGAATTAGgagaacattttaatttaattaaaaaagttggtCACGGAACCTTTAGCACTGTTTATTTAGCTACTGTAAAAACGAATAAAGACAAACAATATGCAATAAAACATGTTGTTCCAACTTGTCACCCCGATCGAATACGTTTTGAATTACAATGCTTAAAAGATATTGG aGGCGCTGAGAATATAGTTGGGGTTGATTTATGTTTtcgtaatttaaataatgttatttttgtgaTGCCTTTTCAACAACACGATTTTTTTGGG gatTACGTAACTGAAATGGACACTGAAGAAATTGCATTATACatgaaaaacttattaaaagcAATCGCTAGAGTTCACAGTTTTAACATTGTTCATAGAGATATTAAACCAAGCAATTTTTTATATGATcgaaaaaacagaaaatatcttttagttgaTTTTGGTTTAGCACATACAGTAACTGACCCAATAAAACCGATAGAAACgattaaaaaacgaaaacgCGAAGATTCCCCACCT aCGTCAAATGTGTCAAAAAAGCCAAACTTATCTAAATTACCTAAGAAAGGTAGTAGCCAAAAAGAAAacgatgtaaatttaaaattaaaaactgttaCAAGACAATTATCTTTTATGAATAGTTCAAATTCAGTTCAGTATGTTTCAAATGGAGCTGCTGCTGGTTCTAGTGTATTTTCTAAGTCTCCCCCGATGAAATCAAGCTTAGAAACTAACCAGCTAAATCAATGCGGTTGTTATGGAAAAGCAAGAACTTGCGCTAAATGTTTAGCTAAGAAAAATTTGAGAGCTTTAAGAGCTGGAACGCCTGGTTTTCGCCCACCAgaggttttattaaaatctttacaACAAGATACAGGTAAAA GTATTGATATTTGGGCAACtggaattattttattatccaTTTTAAGCGGatcttgtaatttttttgcaaGTCCCGATGATGTAACAGCTCTCTCTGAAATAATAACCGTTTTCGGATTTAATGCTATTAAAAAAGTTGCTTCTCAATGTGGCCGGCATTTAATTTGTAGTGAAAAATGTCCACCTTTAGATTTAAGAAAGATTTGTCGTATATTAAAAATGAGAGATAAATTGATGAACTATTTAGAAACCGAAGAAATGTGTTTGAAGTGTAACCAATTAGAGGTGTTTTGTATTTGCATAGGAACCACTTTGTGTAAg aaaatttgtgATAAATATCCAGATCAAGCATATGATCTCTTGTATAAATTGTTAGATGTTAATCCTAATACTAGAATATCTGCAGTGGAGGCATTGAATCATCCATTTTTTAGTAAAGTTTAA